In bacterium, one genomic interval encodes:
- a CDS encoding nucleoside-triphosphatase has translation MIITIEGKPASGKTTICIKLIEKLKNEKTYKLCGFITREIRDSGGTRIGFEIVTLQGERAILADIYQKTPFKVGKYFVRVDNIDKSAIAEIEKFLKNECEIIIIDEIGKMEMLSSRFQYVMAKILNYNRGLIICTLPIVDFHPLVNAFRIKSDKRFFLEKGKFNSEVVAEEIFRTIQKQRIKYKN, from the coding sequence TCTGGTAAAACAACTATATGCATAAAGCTCATTGAAAAGCTCAAAAATGAAAAGACTTACAAATTGTGTGGATTTATAACCAGAGAAATTAGAGATTCAGGAGGAACAAGAATAGGATTCGAAATCGTAACGCTACAAGGAGAGCGTGCAATCCTCGCAGACATATACCAAAAAACCCCTTTTAAAGTGGGAAAATACTTCGTAAGAGTGGACAACATTGATAAAAGTGCTATAGCGGAAATCGAAAAATTTTTGAAAAATGAATGCGAGATAATTATCATCGATGAAATTGGCAAAATGGAAATGCTGTCTTCAAGATTTCAGTATGTAATGGCAAAAATACTTAACTACAACCGAGGTTTGATTATCTGTACTTTGCCCATCGTGGACTTCCACCCTCTGGTTAATGCATTCAGAATAAAATCTGACAAAAGATTCTTTTTAGAAAAAGGAAAGTTTAATTCTGAAGTAGTGGCAGAGGAAATTTTCAGAACTATCCAAAAGCAAAGAATAAAATACAAAAACTAA